One Candidatus Tanganyikabacteria bacterium DNA window includes the following coding sequences:
- a CDS encoding glycine C-acetyltransferase has translation MTDPLKFLHDEVAELKDQGLFRPLRVLAREQAARCVIDGKEVVNLSSNNYLGLTTHPRLIEAALEAVRTEGAGSGSVRTIAGTMAGHMALEARIAKFKHTEAAVVFQSGFTANAGTVSSILGKEDVIVSDELNHASIIDGCRLSRAQIKVWKHKDVADLRRVLAEVAGQYRRILVVTDGVFSMDGDIAPLPDIVAAAEEHGALIMVDDAHASGVLGRNGRGTVDHYDLHGRVHIQVGTLSKAVGVLGGYVAGPQVLIEYLWHKARPFLFSTSHPPAVTAACMAAFDLLETEPAIIERLWDNSRYFKAGLADLGFDTGASQTPITPVIVGDTKRAMALSDGLFAEGVFAVGIGFPTVARGKERVRTIVTATHTRDDLDFALRAFEKVGRQLGILPVRV, from the coding sequence ATGACCGATCCCCTGAAATTCCTTCACGACGAAGTCGCCGAACTCAAGGATCAAGGCCTCTTCCGGCCGTTGCGCGTGCTTGCCCGCGAGCAGGCCGCGCGCTGCGTCATCGACGGCAAGGAGGTGGTCAACCTCTCGTCCAACAACTACCTGGGCCTCACCACGCACCCCAGGCTGATCGAGGCGGCCCTGGAAGCCGTCCGCACCGAGGGCGCCGGTTCGGGATCGGTGCGCACCATCGCGGGCACGATGGCCGGCCACATGGCCCTCGAGGCGCGCATCGCGAAGTTCAAGCACACCGAGGCGGCGGTGGTCTTCCAGAGCGGCTTCACCGCGAATGCCGGCACGGTCTCGTCCATCCTGGGCAAGGAAGACGTCATCGTCTCGGACGAACTCAACCACGCGAGCATCATCGACGGCTGCCGCCTGTCGCGGGCGCAGATCAAGGTCTGGAAGCACAAGGACGTCGCCGATCTGCGGCGCGTGCTGGCCGAGGTCGCGGGGCAGTACCGCCGGATCCTCGTCGTCACCGACGGCGTCTTCTCGATGGACGGCGACATCGCGCCCCTGCCGGATATCGTCGCGGCCGCCGAGGAGCACGGGGCGTTGATCATGGTCGACGACGCCCACGCTTCGGGCGTCCTGGGCCGCAACGGGCGCGGCACGGTCGATCACTACGACCTGCACGGCCGCGTCCACATCCAGGTCGGGACGCTCTCGAAGGCCGTGGGCGTGCTGGGCGGCTACGTGGCAGGCCCGCAGGTGCTCATCGAGTACCTGTGGCACAAGGCGCGCCCCTTCCTGTTCTCGACCTCGCACCCCCCGGCCGTCACCGCCGCGTGCATGGCGGCATTCGACCTGCTCGAGACCGAACCGGCCATCATCGAGCGCCTCTGGGACAACTCCCGCTACTTCAAGGCCGGCCTGGCCGACCTGGGCTTCGACACCGGGGCCTCCCAGACACCCATCACGCCGGTGATCGTCGGCGACACGAAACGTGCCATGGCGCTCTCGGACGGGTTATTCGCGGAGGGCGTCTTCGCCGTGGGCATCGGCTTCCCCACGGTGGCGCGCGGCAAGGAGCGCGTGCGGACCATCGTCACGGCCACACACACCCGCGACGACCTCGACTTCGCGCTGCGGGCCTTCGAGAAAGTCGGGCGCCAACTGGGAATCCTCCCGGTCAGGGTATAA
- the tdh gene encoding L-threonine 3-dehydrogenase, whose protein sequence is MPAAMRAIVKQGPGHGFELREVPVPEVGPKDLLVKVRATSICGTDLHIFEWNQWAQGRIRTPLVIGHEFSGDVVAVGEAVVDFAGGEYVSAESHVICGVCRQCREGNGHICHDTTILGVDLDGSYAEFVRIPAKNAWKNPATLPPEFASLQEPLGNAVHTVLSGPISGKTCAVFGCGPQGLMAVGVARASGATKLFAVDVNDYRLDLARKMGATRTFNPTRDDVVGDILAETTDEGGVQVVCEMSGHPQAIRQGFEALANGGRYAMLGIPSGPVELDLASQIVFKGALVQGIIGRRVFETWYQTSALLASGRLDIAPLITHRFPLEHFAEAFALMQSGNCGKVVLTP, encoded by the coding sequence CTGCCGGCCGCCATGCGGGCCATCGTCAAGCAGGGGCCCGGGCACGGTTTCGAACTCCGGGAGGTGCCGGTTCCGGAGGTCGGCCCCAAGGACCTCCTGGTCAAGGTGCGCGCCACGTCCATCTGCGGCACCGACCTGCACATTTTCGAATGGAACCAGTGGGCGCAGGGCCGCATCCGGACTCCGCTGGTGATCGGCCACGAGTTCAGCGGCGACGTGGTGGCGGTGGGTGAGGCGGTCGTGGACTTTGCCGGCGGCGAGTACGTGTCGGCCGAGAGCCACGTCATCTGCGGGGTGTGCCGGCAGTGCCGGGAGGGCAACGGCCACATCTGCCACGACACCACCATCCTGGGCGTGGACCTCGACGGCTCGTACGCCGAGTTCGTGCGCATCCCGGCCAAGAATGCCTGGAAGAACCCCGCGACGCTCCCTCCGGAGTTCGCATCGCTGCAAGAACCCCTGGGCAACGCCGTCCACACCGTGCTTTCAGGACCCATCTCGGGCAAGACCTGCGCGGTGTTCGGCTGCGGCCCCCAGGGCCTGATGGCCGTGGGCGTGGCGCGGGCCTCGGGAGCGACCAAGCTCTTCGCGGTCGACGTCAACGACTACCGCCTGGATCTCGCCCGCAAGATGGGCGCCACGCGGACGTTCAACCCGACGCGCGACGACGTGGTCGGCGACATCCTCGCCGAGACCACCGACGAGGGCGGGGTGCAGGTGGTCTGCGAGATGTCCGGCCACCCGCAGGCCATCCGCCAGGGCTTCGAGGCGCTGGCAAATGGCGGCCGCTACGCGATGCTGGGAATTCCCAGCGGCCCGGTGGAACTGGATCTGGCGAGCCAGATCGTCTTCAAGGGCGCCCTGGTGCAAGGCATCATCGGCCGCCGCGTCTTCGAGACGTGGTACCAGACCTCCGCCCTGCTCGCGTCCGGGCGTCTGGACATCGCGCCCCTCATCACGCACCGCTTCCCCCTGGAGCATTTCGCCGAGGCCTTCGCCCTGATGCAGAGCGGCAACTGCGGCAAGGTCGTGCTGACCCCCTGA
- a CDS encoding rhomboid family intramembrane serine protease → MSPPAERRAVATAALLAGCVGLYGAACAAGADWLEPAVADMLAWGATYGPRTAGGEPWRLFTSLFVHAGLVHLALNMWVLWDVGRFVERRIGAGYFLLAYLAAGFCGGVASLAWNPHLTAVGASGAIFGLYGLVLGWLARAPGQVAGGSWKGLARNALFFVIANLAFGAANPQIDNAAHLGGLAGGLGIGLALGPAQLAERALLRRSAGAIQGAALAMGTWAVAALWPAPPDFQAQLDRFNALATRTFATLEEIGAERRGSAHLRMRRTRAVLAGVLPEWHEIRMTLAEYGTPPRGREQVVTAVVESMVAMEEGWRLFLEAADERDDARARRLLERSIARRRAAVAALRRLPER, encoded by the coding sequence ATGAGCCCGCCCGCCGAACGGCGCGCCGTGGCCACGGCGGCCCTCCTGGCGGGCTGTGTCGGGCTGTACGGGGCGGCTTGCGCCGCGGGCGCCGACTGGCTGGAACCGGCGGTCGCCGACATGCTCGCCTGGGGCGCCACGTACGGCCCGCGGACGGCCGGGGGCGAGCCGTGGCGGCTCTTCACCAGCCTGTTCGTGCACGCGGGGCTCGTCCACCTGGCGCTGAACATGTGGGTGCTATGGGACGTGGGCCGGTTCGTCGAGCGGCGCATCGGGGCCGGGTACTTCCTGCTCGCGTACCTGGCCGCGGGCTTCTGCGGGGGCGTCGCCAGCCTCGCGTGGAACCCCCACCTGACGGCGGTCGGCGCGTCGGGCGCCATCTTCGGCCTGTACGGCCTGGTCCTCGGCTGGCTGGCGCGGGCCCCCGGGCAGGTGGCGGGCGGGTCGTGGAAGGGCCTGGCGCGCAACGCCCTGTTCTTCGTGATCGCCAACCTGGCCTTCGGCGCCGCGAACCCGCAGATAGACAACGCCGCGCATCTCGGCGGGCTCGCGGGAGGACTGGGCATCGGCCTGGCGCTGGGACCGGCACAGCTGGCCGAGCGCGCCCTGCTCAGGCGATCCGCCGGCGCGATCCAGGGCGCGGCCCTCGCGATGGGCACCTGGGCGGTCGCCGCCCTGTGGCCGGCGCCGCCGGACTTCCAGGCGCAGCTCGATCGCTTCAATGCCCTGGCCACCAGGACTTTCGCGACCCTCGAAGAGATCGGCGCCGAGCGGCGCGGCTCGGCACACCTGCGCATGCGGCGTACCCGGGCGGTCCTGGCGGGAGTCCTCCCCGAGTGGCACGAGATCCGGATGACCCTGGCCGAATACGGGACGCCGCCGCGCGGCCGCGAGCAGGTCGTGACCGCGGTGGTCGAGAGCATGGTGGCCATGGAGGAAGGCTGGCGGCTGTTCCTGGAGGCGGCTGACGAGCGGGACGACGCCCGGGCGCGCCGCCTGCTGGAGCGCTCGATCGCCAGGCGCCGCGCCGCCGTCGCTGCCCTGCGCCGGCTGCCCGAACGGTAG
- the cphA gene encoding cyanophycin synthetase has product MPIKVLERRVLRGPNLYSPRPAYLLVVDLQELYDRPSTDFPGFADKMVDLIPTLGDHRCSRGYRGGFVERLHEGTYMAHILEHTIIELQCLAGVDVGYGKAREVKRHPGCYQIVVSYKLEKVVQEAVWVGIRIVESLCRGEMLDIAEDLDNLRYWAKRHSLGPSTAAIVEAAARRGIPTFRVTDEASLFQLGYGRYQRRIQAALTSETSHIAVDIASDKDLTNALLREAGLPVPRGEVVTRVEEALAVSRRMGRPVAVKPHYGNQGKGVTVNVSDPAHVEAAFHLAREYGRSVLVEEFIKGQDHRVLVVGDRVVAVARRLPAHVIGDGRQSIKQLMEEANTDSRRGTGHLKPLTKLKIDGNVVEVLQKQGCTPDSVPAEGAMVLLRSNANLSTGGTAIDLTDQIHPENAVMAVRAAKKVGLDVAGIDVVVEDISQPLDKQGGAIIEVNAAPGIRMHQHPSEGEPHDVGAAIIDMLYPPGSPTRIPIVAITGTNGKTTTALLVGHAIRQAGIRVGVTTTEGIYLDGKRVVKGDCTGYWSARTVLTDPQCEFAVLETARGGLFKRGMAFEWCDVGAVLNIRDDHLGQHGAESLEDLARVKRLLVQRAKGHAVLNADDAHCREMAQEAPEGTKVTFFSTEDRHPVVEDHLMKGGTAVYLRRNMIMVAVGEHRMPLVEVERIPVTLRGRARHNVENLLAAVAILIHAGLSHDQIVSGVASFQSTIDQNPGRLNMVRVRDFTVLIDYAHNPDSYRAICETVAQMERRRLIGVITAPGDRYDEKLEEVGRICAGTFDELVVREMTDLRGRQAGEVAGVIKRGVESANFSAERLHVVLQEAESINYGMSLAREGDLVVIGCADTEEAIATVLRQAEGYGPAPSYPVSMPPVPYTG; this is encoded by the coding sequence TTGCCCATCAAGGTCCTGGAGAGGCGCGTCCTGCGCGGTCCCAACCTCTACAGCCCCCGGCCCGCCTACTTGCTCGTGGTCGATCTCCAGGAGCTGTACGACCGGCCGTCGACCGATTTCCCGGGCTTTGCCGACAAGATGGTCGACCTGATCCCGACGCTGGGGGATCACCGCTGCTCCCGCGGCTACCGCGGCGGCTTCGTGGAACGCCTCCACGAAGGCACCTACATGGCGCACATCCTCGAGCACACCATCATCGAGTTGCAGTGCCTGGCGGGCGTCGACGTGGGCTACGGGAAGGCCCGCGAGGTCAAGCGGCATCCTGGCTGTTACCAGATCGTCGTGTCGTACAAGCTCGAGAAGGTCGTCCAGGAGGCCGTGTGGGTCGGCATCCGCATCGTCGAGTCGCTGTGCCGCGGGGAGATGCTCGATATCGCGGAGGATCTCGACAACCTGCGCTACTGGGCCAAGCGCCACAGCCTCGGGCCCAGCACCGCGGCCATCGTCGAGGCCGCGGCGCGGCGCGGCATCCCCACGTTCCGGGTGACCGACGAGGCGTCGCTGTTCCAGCTTGGCTACGGCCGCTACCAGCGGCGCATCCAGGCGGCGCTCACCAGCGAGACGAGCCACATCGCGGTCGATATCGCGTCGGACAAGGATCTGACCAACGCGCTCCTGCGCGAGGCGGGCTTGCCCGTCCCCCGCGGCGAGGTGGTCACGCGGGTGGAGGAGGCGCTGGCGGTGTCGCGGCGCATGGGCAGGCCGGTGGCCGTCAAGCCCCATTACGGCAACCAGGGAAAGGGCGTCACGGTCAACGTGTCCGATCCGGCCCACGTCGAGGCCGCTTTCCATCTCGCCCGCGAGTACGGCCGCAGCGTGCTCGTCGAGGAGTTCATCAAGGGCCAGGACCACCGCGTGCTCGTGGTGGGCGATCGCGTGGTGGCGGTGGCCCGGCGCTTGCCCGCCCACGTGATCGGCGACGGCAGGCAGTCCATCAAGCAGCTCATGGAGGAGGCCAATACGGATTCGCGCCGCGGCACCGGCCATCTAAAGCCCCTGACCAAGCTCAAGATCGACGGCAACGTCGTCGAGGTCCTGCAAAAGCAGGGTTGCACGCCCGACAGCGTCCCGGCCGAGGGCGCCATGGTGCTCCTGCGCAGCAACGCCAACCTGTCCACCGGCGGGACGGCCATCGACCTGACCGATCAGATCCACCCGGAAAACGCGGTGATGGCCGTCCGCGCCGCCAAGAAGGTCGGACTGGACGTCGCCGGCATCGACGTGGTGGTCGAGGACATCTCCCAGCCCCTGGACAAGCAGGGCGGAGCCATCATCGAGGTGAATGCCGCCCCCGGCATCCGCATGCACCAGCATCCCAGCGAGGGCGAACCCCACGACGTCGGCGCCGCCATCATCGACATGCTCTACCCGCCCGGCAGCCCCACGCGCATCCCGATCGTGGCGATCACCGGCACCAACGGGAAGACCACCACCGCCTTGCTGGTGGGCCACGCCATCCGCCAGGCCGGCATCCGCGTCGGCGTCACCACCACCGAGGGCATCTACCTCGACGGCAAGCGAGTCGTGAAGGGGGATTGCACCGGCTACTGGTCGGCGCGGACGGTGCTGACCGATCCCCAGTGCGAGTTCGCCGTGCTCGAGACCGCCCGCGGGGGCCTCTTCAAGCGCGGCATGGCATTCGAGTGGTGCGATGTCGGCGCCGTGCTCAACATCCGCGACGATCACCTCGGCCAGCATGGCGCCGAGAGCCTGGAAGATCTCGCCCGCGTGAAGCGCTTGCTCGTGCAGCGCGCCAAGGGCCACGCGGTCCTCAACGCCGACGACGCCCACTGCCGCGAGATGGCCCAGGAGGCGCCCGAGGGCACCAAGGTGACGTTCTTCTCGACCGAGGACCGCCATCCCGTCGTGGAGGATCACCTGATGAAGGGCGGGACGGCGGTGTACCTGCGGCGCAACATGATCATGGTCGCGGTCGGCGAGCACCGGATGCCCCTGGTGGAGGTCGAACGCATCCCGGTGACCCTGCGCGGCCGCGCCCGCCACAACGTCGAGAATCTGCTGGCGGCGGTGGCAATCCTCATCCATGCGGGCCTCTCGCACGACCAGATCGTGAGCGGCGTGGCGTCGTTCCAGAGCACCATCGACCAGAACCCGGGCCGCCTCAACATGGTGCGGGTGCGCGATTTCACCGTCTTGATCGACTACGCCCACAATCCCGATTCCTATCGCGCCATCTGCGAGACCGTGGCGCAGATGGAACGGCGGCGCCTCATCGGCGTGATCACCGCGCCGGGCGACCGCTACGACGAGAAACTCGAAGAGGTCGGGCGCATCTGCGCCGGCACCTTCGACGAACTGGTGGTGCGCGAGATGACCGATCTGCGCGGCCGGCAGGCGGGCGAGGTCGCAGGGGTCATCAAGCGCGGCGTCGAGAGCGCGAACTTCTCCGCCGAACGCCTGCACGTGGTGCTCCAGGAGGCCGAGTCCATCAACTACGGCATGAGCCTGGCCCGCGAGGGCGATCTGGTCGTCATCGGCTGCGCGGACACCGAGGAGGCCATCGCCACGGTCCTGCGGCAGGCCGAGGGCTACGGCCCGGCACCCAGCTATCCGGTGAGCATGCCGCCGGTGCCCTACACGGGCTAG
- a CDS encoding cyanophycinase, whose protein sequence is MTIDAPNRRGHLILIGGAESKEIDSPILASVVDIAGGRNARIVVVPTASLNAEAKWQTYARLFKLLGAAEVQYLPIDSREEANDPAHADLVYASTGVFLTGGDQNRISSILGGTEVAKAMHRAHKRGLTIAGTSAGASAISEHMIAEGGMGLHPRKHMLHLAPGLGFLRRVVVDQHFLQRQRLGRLLSIVAQNPFILGLGIDENTAMVVCPNYDFRIVGSGMVTILDGREIGNSNVTTAETGELLAMMNVRLHMLPAGMAFNIENRVPLGADWRCGCPEPDWPAIGIQSEAQAERQRSIAPRP, encoded by the coding sequence ATGACCATTGATGCGCCGAATCGCCGCGGCCACCTGATCCTCATCGGCGGGGCCGAGTCCAAGGAAATCGACAGTCCCATCCTCGCCTCGGTCGTGGACATCGCCGGTGGCCGCAACGCCCGCATCGTGGTCGTCCCCACGGCTTCGCTGAACGCCGAGGCCAAGTGGCAGACCTACGCGCGGCTGTTCAAGCTTCTTGGCGCCGCCGAGGTGCAATACCTGCCGATCGACTCGCGAGAGGAGGCCAACGATCCCGCCCACGCCGACCTGGTGTATGCAAGCACCGGCGTCTTCCTGACGGGCGGCGACCAGAACCGGATCTCGTCGATCCTGGGAGGTACCGAGGTCGCCAAGGCCATGCACCGCGCACACAAGCGCGGCCTCACCATCGCAGGCACGTCGGCGGGGGCGAGTGCCATCAGCGAACACATGATCGCCGAGGGGGGCATGGGCCTGCACCCGCGCAAGCACATGTTGCACCTGGCCCCCGGCCTGGGCTTCCTGCGGCGCGTGGTCGTCGATCAGCACTTCCTGCAGCGGCAGCGACTGGGACGCTTGCTGTCGATAGTGGCCCAGAACCCGTTCATCCTGGGGCTGGGCATCGACGAGAACACGGCGATGGTGGTCTGTCCGAACTACGACTTCCGCATCGTCGGCAGTGGGATGGTGACCATCCTGGACGGCCGCGAGATCGGCAACTCCAACGTCACGACCGCCGAGACGGGCGAGTTGCTGGCGATGATGAACGTACGGCTCCACATGCTGCCCGCCGGGATGGCGTTCAACATCGAGAATCGCGTGCCGCTAGGCGCGGACTGGCGCTGCGGCTGTCCCGAACCGGATTGGCCCGCGATCGGCATCCAGTCGGAGGCCCAGGCCGAGCGGCAGCGGTCAATCGCGCCGCGCCCCTAG
- a CDS encoding helix-turn-helix transcriptional regulator translates to MKSAVDRLVAFIRVRRAELGISQNELARLSGLNPGTLANIMVGRVTKAPSLDTLQKLAHGLRVDAEFLFRVARGEEPRLEVVDCRPTAGKHPLTDEEWETLEEARGAGVTLDLNRASHVLDLPPAERKWLFLGLESLAASLADHSRTISKSG, encoded by the coding sequence ATGAAATCCGCTGTAGATCGTCTCGTGGCCTTTATCCGGGTCCGCCGAGCGGAGCTGGGGATCAGCCAGAATGAGCTCGCTCGGCTCTCCGGCCTTAATCCGGGCACGCTGGCCAACATCATGGTCGGCCGCGTCACGAAGGCCCCCTCGCTCGACACCCTGCAGAAACTCGCCCATGGCCTGCGCGTGGATGCCGAGTTCCTGTTCCGTGTCGCCCGCGGCGAGGAGCCGCGGCTCGAGGTCGTGGATTGCCGGCCTACCGCGGGCAAGCACCCCTTGACGGACGAGGAGTGGGAGACGCTGGAAGAAGCGCGTGGCGCTGGGGTCACCCTCGACCTCAATCGCGCGAGTCACGTGCTCGATCTGCCCCCGGCCGAGCGGAAGTGGCTGTTCCTGGGCCTGGAGTCGCTCGCCGCGTCGCTGGCCGACCACTCGCGCACGATCTCGAAGAGCGGTTGA
- a CDS encoding glycerol-3-phosphate dehydrogenase/oxidase translates to MASLPALSPQARQAALLEMGRKHFDLVVIGGGICGAGIAHEAAARGLSVALVERLDFSSGTSSKSSKMLHGGLRYLEQFRFHLVGEALMERNRLFRQVPHLARELPFIYPVESGRRLTLWQARLGITVYETLSSLTGFSASKWHGSLDPDALRAEEPCFEKADLIGALRYVDGLTDDARLVIDVVKAASLLGATVANYCQAEGFSYDRAHRVTGVIARDALGGEPFEIRGHAVVNAAGPWLDAVNRLDRPDAPRKLLPTKGIHVVVPSFTHGHALILKTLPHADGRRRYMFVIPWGERSLIGTTDTANPGTADGDGYLDRDTHATADEVGYLLGSVNAACPGMNLRADDVISAFGGWRPLVAPAHAEFESDISREHEIFETPSGIWCLAGGKLTTYRVMARQLVDRVARSLRAAGCAAGGRVPRARVVPYGGPTRPEELAALVERERAGAAASEARMVGRLAQVYGSGFRPVLDIARAEGRLAGEIGNLSAEVPFWRAQVAFAVRHEGALSVADVLARRLRIQLVDAFSGLGCLAEVADLVGREVGESLGWSRTEAVAWAQREAERYEAEVKLARGFKTPALR, encoded by the coding sequence ATGGCGTCGCTCCCGGCCCTCTCCCCGCAAGCCAGGCAGGCTGCGCTCCTGGAGATGGGCCGCAAGCACTTCGACCTGGTGGTCATCGGCGGCGGCATCTGCGGGGCGGGAATCGCGCACGAGGCCGCGGCGCGCGGGCTCTCGGTGGCACTGGTCGAACGCCTCGATTTTTCCAGCGGCACGAGCAGCAAGTCCAGCAAGATGCTGCACGGCGGCCTGCGGTACCTCGAGCAGTTCCGGTTCCATCTGGTCGGTGAAGCCCTGATGGAGCGCAACCGCCTGTTCCGCCAGGTGCCGCACCTGGCGCGCGAGCTGCCGTTCATCTACCCGGTGGAGTCCGGGCGACGCCTGACGCTCTGGCAAGCGCGCCTGGGGATCACGGTCTACGAAACCCTGAGTTCCCTGACGGGCTTTTCGGCCTCGAAGTGGCATGGCAGCCTCGATCCGGACGCCCTGCGCGCGGAGGAGCCCTGTTTCGAGAAGGCCGACCTGATAGGCGCCCTGCGCTACGTGGATGGCCTGACCGACGACGCCCGCCTGGTGATCGACGTGGTCAAGGCGGCCTCGCTGCTGGGCGCCACGGTGGCCAACTACTGCCAGGCCGAGGGCTTCTCCTACGATCGGGCGCACCGCGTGACGGGCGTGATCGCGCGCGACGCCCTCGGTGGCGAACCCTTCGAGATCAGGGGCCACGCAGTCGTCAATGCCGCGGGGCCCTGGCTGGACGCGGTCAACCGCCTGGATCGGCCGGACGCGCCCCGCAAGCTGTTGCCCACCAAGGGCATTCACGTCGTGGTCCCCAGCTTCACGCATGGCCATGCGTTGATCCTCAAGACCCTGCCGCATGCCGACGGCCGGCGCCGGTACATGTTCGTGATCCCCTGGGGCGAGCGATCGCTCATCGGCACGACCGATACGGCCAATCCCGGCACCGCCGACGGCGACGGCTACCTCGATCGAGACACGCATGCCACGGCCGACGAGGTCGGCTATCTCCTCGGGTCGGTCAATGCCGCATGCCCCGGGATGAACCTGCGGGCGGACGACGTCATCAGCGCGTTCGGCGGCTGGCGGCCGCTTGTGGCGCCCGCGCACGCGGAGTTCGAGTCCGACATCTCGCGCGAGCACGAGATCTTCGAGACGCCGTCGGGCATCTGGTGCCTGGCCGGGGGGAAGCTGACGACGTACCGGGTCATGGCGCGGCAACTGGTCGATCGCGTCGCCAGGAGCCTGCGGGCGGCAGGGTGCGCCGCGGGCGGCCGGGTGCCCAGGGCGCGGGTCGTGCCGTACGGCGGCCCGACGCGCCCGGAGGAGCTCGCCGCCCTCGTGGAACGCGAACGCGCCGGAGCGGCCGCCAGCGAGGCCCGGATGGTCGGGCGCCTTGCGCAGGTGTACGGCAGCGGCTTTCGGCCGGTCCTCGACATTGCCCGCGCGGAGGGCCGCCTGGCGGGGGAAATCGGCAATCTTTCGGCGGAGGTGCCGTTCTGGCGCGCGCAAGTCGCGTTTGCCGTCCGGCACGAAGGTGCGCTCTCGGTGGCCGACGTGCTGGCGCGCCGGCTGCGAATTCAGCTGGTGGACGCGTTTTCCGGCCTCGGCTGCCTCGCCGAGGTGGCCGACCTGGTGGGCCGCGAGGTGGGAGAGTCGCTCGGGTGGTCGCGCACCGAGGCTGTTGCCTGGGCGCAACGCGAGGCGGAGCGCTACGAAGCGGAAGTCAAACTTGCAAGGGGGTTCAAGACCCCCGCCCTCCGGTGA
- a CDS encoding FAD-binding oxidoreductase, with the protein MVRMLTRWFGWGDPTKSFSLDDRPRLWPALTARIGEPAGGRPPVALDDIALPAPGVSESVLVRLAAAAGGADALTTDHEARVRHAFGKSYRDLVRLRRGTVGNPPVAVLAPGSHEAVAAVLAAASELGMPVVPFGGGTSVVGGVEGPPRPYLVVSLARLDRVLALDRESRTARIQAGILGPDLERQLEAQGFTLGHYPQSFEFSTLGGWIAARSAGQQSTRYGKIEDMVVALRLATPAGELATPCVPAASDGPDLNRFLAGSEGTCGIITEATLRVRPVPRVRRYQAALLRDFSSGARAVRTILQAGGKPATLRLSDAAETEGTFALRRETPPGPGRLVAGLVKRMLGPLDGRCLLIMGFEHARASDLEHERRLTEEAVAAAGGMGLGERVGREWYDHRFDLPYLRDVLLDRGVMVDTLETATVWSNLEALHGAVTGALHRALADWGTPAWVFCHLSHAYEVGASLYFTFLARQDAERPIEQWWAAKQAATDAILANGGALSHHHGVGRDHAAWYGRHAGHAGAALVRGALRGVDPPGLLNPGIFFL; encoded by the coding sequence ATGGTCCGCATGCTCACGCGCTGGTTTGGCTGGGGCGACCCGACGAAGTCCTTTTCCCTGGACGATCGACCCAGGCTCTGGCCCGCCCTGACCGCCCGCATCGGCGAACCGGCCGGTGGGCGGCCGCCGGTCGCCTTGGACGACATCGCTCTCCCGGCTCCCGGCGTGTCGGAGTCCGTGCTGGTGCGCCTCGCGGCGGCGGCCGGCGGTGCGGATGCGCTCACCACCGATCACGAAGCGCGCGTGCGGCACGCCTTCGGGAAATCGTACCGGGACCTGGTTAGGCTGCGGCGCGGCACGGTGGGGAATCCCCCCGTGGCGGTGCTGGCTCCCGGCAGCCACGAGGCGGTCGCTGCCGTCCTGGCGGCCGCCTCCGAGCTGGGGATGCCCGTGGTGCCCTTCGGTGGCGGGACTTCGGTGGTGGGCGGAGTCGAGGGTCCGCCCCGCCCCTACCTCGTCGTGTCCCTGGCGCGCCTCGATCGAGTCCTGGCGCTCGACCGCGAAAGCCGGACGGCCCGGATCCAGGCCGGCATCCTGGGCCCCGACCTGGAGCGGCAGCTCGAGGCGCAGGGCTTCACGCTTGGCCACTACCCGCAGTCCTTCGAATTCTCGACCCTCGGCGGCTGGATCGCCGCGCGGTCGGCGGGCCAGCAGTCCACGCGCTACGGCAAGATCGAGGACATGGTCGTGGCCTTGCGCCTGGCCACCCCTGCCGGCGAACTCGCGACGCCTTGCGTCCCGGCCGCGAGCGACGGCCCGGACCTCAATCGCTTCCTGGCCGGCAGCGAGGGGACCTGCGGCATCATCACCGAGGCGACGCTCCGCGTCCGGCCGGTCCCGCGGGTGCGCCGCTACCAGGCCGCCCTGCTCCGCGACTTTTCCAGCGGCGCCCGCGCTGTCAGGACCATACTCCAGGCCGGCGGGAAGCCCGCGACATTGCGCCTTTCGGACGCGGCCGAAACGGAGGGGACCTTCGCGCTGCGGCGGGAAACGCCGCCAGGACCGGGCCGCCTGGTCGCCGGTCTCGTGAAGCGCATGCTCGGTCCGCTGGATGGCAGGTGCTTGCTCATCATGGGTTTCGAGCACGCGCGGGCGTCCGATCTCGAGCACGAGCGGCGCCTGACCGAGGAGGCGGTGGCGGCGGCCGGCGGGATGGGGCTGGGAGAGCGGGTGGGGCGGGAGTGGTACGACCACCGCTTCGATCTCCCCTACCTGCGAGACGTCCTGCTCGATCGCGGCGTCATGGTCGACACGCTCGAGACCGCCACGGTCTGGTCCAACCTGGAAGCGTTGCATGGCGCGGTGACGGGGGCCCTTCACCGCGCCCTGGCCGACTGGGGAACGCCCGCCTGGGTCTTCTGCCACCTCTCGCATGCCTACGAGGTCGGCGCTTCGTTGTACTTCACCTTCCTCGCGCGCCAGGATGCCGAGCGCCCGATCGAGCAGTGGTGGGCGGCCAAGCAGGCCGCGACCGACGCGATCCTGGCCAATGGCGGGGCCTTGAGCCATCACCATGGCGTCGGCCGGGACCACGCGGCATGGTACGGGCGCCACGCCGGCCATGCCGGCGCCGCACTCGTGCGGGGCGCGCTGCGCGGGGTGGATCCGCCGGGCCTGCTGAATCCGGGGATCTTCTTCCTGTAG